Part of the Molothrus aeneus isolate 106 chromosome 8, BPBGC_Maene_1.0, whole genome shotgun sequence genome is shown below.
CCAAACAGTTCTTATACCAATATCTTCACTGTAAACGCATGATAACAAACTCTCCTCTGGCTTCCCACAGAGTGAAATTATCAGATATCATGGATTCCCCAGCGAGGAATATGAAGTTCCAACCGAGGATGGATACATTCTTGGTGTTTTCAGAATTCCTTCTGGAAGGAACAGCCACAATACAGGTATGACATATAGGATATAAGGACAGTCTGAGAGCCAACTCTCACATGGATTCCCCATCCTTCCCCTTTGCAAATGCAAAGTTCCATATCTTTCCATCTCAGCAAGGGTACCGAGTCATTCAGCCTAGAATGGGGCCTGAATTCTGTATATTGGCTAAAGCACTCCTGCAAAACCAAAATCTGAACCCCACATTTAAATACACATTACCTATTACTATTTCAGCTTAAGAAAATCTCTTCTGTTGTAGGAAAGAAGCCTGCAGTCTTGCTACATCATGGTTTTTTATCAGATTCTATTCACTGGATTGCCAACCTGCCCAACAACAGCTTGGGCTTCATCCTTGCAGATGCTGGCTATGATGTCTGGTTGGGAAACAGCAGAGGAGACACCTGGTCTTTAAAACATAAGACCCTTAAGCCCTGCCAGAAAGAGTTCTGGCAGTTCAGGTACTATTTGGAGAAAGAATTTCTGAAGAAAGCAACTATCAGGGAAGTAGCAAGATTAGGCAGTTGGTATTAGAATGCACAACCTTTCCCCTTCTGGCTAGatgaaaaaaattcccttctAAATTATATGAAAACATGACATGTTTTCATATAGTCTGACTTCAAGTGGGACGTGCAACATTTAAGGAGACCAGACAAACTCTTTTCCACAGATGCAGCCACTCCTGGGCATATCAGGGAGGTCATAAGAAGGAATTGGCTGCATGAGCTGAATTGGCTCTTCTGGAATCAGCACACACAGAAGCAAAGCTGGAAGTACTCAGGTCACCTTTGCTGGTTTCTGTGggaaaaggcttccaaaattggGAGGCATCTGTCACCTTGAAGTCTCCCACCAGACACCATGTTCCAAGTGCAGAAAGGATAGGAGACTGCTCAGCTCAGCCTAGAAATCTGATCTACCACAACTGATGTTATctgagaggaaaatatttctcgTAACCCATGCAGGTGAAAGCCCTGATTAAATTCAgttccccatgggctgcagctgtcagGTGAAGCTGGCACCTcatgcacacagagcccagggcagcaggcagccaggctgcacagcTGCACCCCTCTGCCCACTTCCCCAGCTCAGGCAAGGATGCAGACACAGGATGTGTGCAACCTCCTCCTCCAGTGGCTCCTGCTCGGTGCAATGAACAAAACTCACAGTCAGTAACATAACTGACAACACTGTGATAGTCAAATTGTCTGCCAGATTTTTGTGTTTCTCCCCACAGCTTCGATGAGATAGGTAAATATGATAttccagcagagctgaactTCATCATGAATAAAACTGGACAGAAGGATGTTTACTATATTGGTCACTCGGAAGGGTCAGCTGCAGGTAATGTTAGAACAGTCAGTGTTGGTGTTTATGATTTATAGATAAGGTCTGTGAGACTCTGGGGTTTATGTCACAGTCTACCATTGTCCTTTTACAAAAACAAACTCAGAAACAGAGAATATGGGGGGAAGTGGCATTATTAGAaaatcattttcctttcttcccatgCACATTCTAAGAGTCTTTTCACAGAATTAATAGTTCAGACAAAATCACCACCTTCTTTGTCTTGAGATAATTATGTCAGCCAATCAAATCCATCAGTGGAGAAATTTAAACACATTCAGAAAACAGGATGGAACAAACCTTTTTTAGCTTTAGTGTCTTCCCTTATACTCTTCCTTTATGTGTGAATTCACTTTCATGCAAGTTTGTGCTTAATTACAAGGAGAAGATTTATTCTTAATCTTCAGATAAATTTTGTATTGCTGAATGGCAGCATACACATGTACAGTCTTTTAGAGACTGCAAACTGAGAAACTCTTTATTTTGAATTCAGAGAACTTCAGAGAGaatttgaatttcaaaaatcTAATTAATATAACTTTTCAACCAAAACTGGCCCTAACACAAAATTATCAGTTCTGACAAAAGCAATATGAGGACATGCTCTAATGAGCTTGTATCCTTAGAATGAACTTTATCTTCCAAATAAAGGTTTTAAGCAAGAATCAAACATTCTCCTTAggtctgcagcacagaaatggaaaacagcCAATGGGACGCTAACCTAGTCTCATTCCTTTGCTGCCtactgcttttttatttatttggtctGTGGACATCTCTTCATCAATTTGACTTCTTTTTCTGAGCTTGCAGGCTTCATAGCACTTTCTACTTATCCTGATATGCCTCAGAAGATTAAAGCATTCTTTGCTTTGGCACCAGTGACCACCATCACACATTCTACCAGTCCTCTGGTAACAATTGCACTGCTTCCCCAGCCACTGATCAGGGTAAGGAATTTCTCCTTCTAAAGAGAAAGACTTAATTGTCTGCTTTGTCTCTACTGGACTCACTCAACCTGAACTTTTAAGGGGTGCTCAGTTAGAATTGAATTCAGTGTATCAGACTTCAGACTTTCCAAAGAGCTAAACTGCAAGGTTTCACATGGTGTGgcttttgcaatttctttaaGGTAACAGGCAAACTTTCACCATTGTTTATTTAAGTCAAGTATTTCTGAAGAAAGCTTtcaaaaaccagaacaaaagaAATCTAATATAGTCTACTAAATCTAGCCTTAAGGACTAATAAAAACCAcaagtaaaatatttcacatcTTAATTTTTTCAGACATGCAGAACATTTATGCTTGTAAAGTATTTACTTTTAAAGTGATAATTTAAACTTAAACACCAGAAGGTGTCAACTTAATAGAATTTGCTGGGAATGTGGAAATCATGCGTGCTATACTTTATGTGAAACCACAGAAGCACATCCTATTTCTGTCCATGCTACACCCATGATGTGACTATAGAGCATTCAGCTCTACACCCTTCCCATTTGTCTCATTTGTCTGATCCCTCTTTACTTAGGAGTGGGACTCACAGTACAGTTTGCACCTGCCAGGAAAAGGTATTAGGGCAAAAAGGGACTTCCTATATTCTGCAGCCATCAGTGCAGCCAACTTCCTTTCTCACTGAGATGAGGACACTAAAATCAGATGGATAGTGACCTCCAGCATTTGTGTcaaggagaaggaggaacaTGTGCTCTGCCCTTGGGAAGAACACTGTAAAGGATAGTGGGATGGCAAGCAGTTTCAGCAATCTTGCCTCTTCTGAAGAGGCAAGGCCATTAAAGGAGAGAGAGCGACTTGAAGAGGGAGTTTACTGCATGAGATAATCTTGCAACAGCTAAGTAAAGTTTTGCACTTTTCCTGCCCTCAGTTACTACTTGGCTGCAAAGGAGCTCTTCAATACAATGAGCTGATGAAAGGACCTGTAACACAGTTCTGTGCATGTCTGGGGAAAGTTTGTGGCAACATCTTCTGCTACCTGGTCGGGGGCATGATACAAAACATGAACACGGTAAGCACCTCCCAGAAAAGCTTCATACAAATAAATCTGAAGCTTTGAAGGGCAACTGGACAAagatctttttctctttttgcacAATTCATGTATTTTCCCTCCTAAACAACAAGACATCTGACTCCTCTGAACATAAGAGATGGTTTCTTTTTGCTTGCTACACATTGAAACATTTCCAGCCAAAACTCAAAGCTCTTTCTCCACACTTCTCCCAGCAGAAAGATTGCATTGCTTTACTCTGGCTGCTACCTCTTGTTCTTACAGACCTTTCACATGTCTGTTCTCCAGTCACCTTTCATCTCTCAGACTATTTAACAAGTGTACCCATAAAAAGCTCTCACACACACAGCTTCATTATGCCCAAGAGAACTGTAGAGAATCTTTCTCTACTGATTATGCACAGCCCTATTTAAAAGCATTATACAAATCATACAAACTGAGAAAACAAAGGCCATACACGCTTCTCAAATtatgttttctctgtgttgaGAATGTTGAAAAGATTATCCCAAAGATATAAAATCCCATGTACTCATTCCTACTGTAAACTAGTGTATTTGTGAATCTTTCCTCAACTTCCATTTTTATATCTGAAGAATATCCTATAAAAATGGGGTATGTAGCAGTTTGTGCCTCAGGGTCTTCACAGCTTTATTCTGTCACAGCACTGGATCTCTGCCTTCACAACACTTCTGCTTTGTCTGCAGAGTCGAACAGATTCATACACGGGACATTACCCAGCTGGAACATCGGTACAGAATGTTATTCACTGGCACCAGGTATAACTGTGCTGACACATAAACACCTTAGCATGGCTTTTTATGCAACTGGCAGCCAACAGGGCAATCCAGAGGTGACAGATCTGGAAATCTGCCCATCACATCTTCTCACCTGTCACAGAGGGAGCCCTGTTCCCCATGGCTCACCAGATcattcccccaatttcccctttgGCACCAGGCTCTGAGATTTCCCCAGGGCACATCACACCTCTCTTGACTCTAATGGCTTCCAGCCTTCATCCTTATTTATGGACATGTGTGCAGAAAGCTGCAGAAGTGAATACAAGCACAGTCTAGGCACTTGGCAGGTGGGATAAGTGAGAACTTTACAGTCAGGGATGAACCAGACAAAGAAGGGATTTAGGTTAAAGCTCATCTCCCAGAGGGTTAATTGCAGCCCTGATTACCTCCAAAAGCCAGTTTACTGCACAAATGCTTCTGCCGGCACAATGGCAAAATGGGGAACTGCCTCTTCTGCTGATACCTCATGCCACTTTCAGACCTAAGATTGCTCTGCCTAGGCTCCAAATCAGACCAGGGCAAGATGGCATTGGCTCAGAAACACACCACCCTATGGGAACTGTGAACTTAGGTGAACCCTAAGGGAACTGTGCCACTTACAGCAGCCCTTAAATACATATGTGCTGCTGCACATCCCCTGCCTAAAATTCCTGGTATCCAGAACAGAAACCCAGCATCCAGAGCCAGAAAATAGAGATGAGCTAGCAGATTTCTATCatatcctcagttacttagaggtttagattaaaaaaatgcacacaCATTATCAGTAAGACAGGTTAACcctttattattttgaaattccTTTTAGACAAATCACAGAAAACAAGAGTTTAGTGCTAAAGTAATCACACTCAGCTCCCAATATGCTTGCATGCAGTTCAGAGCCTCTGATATCATTGCCACTACTGTGAGCAGACCAGAGCAGACCAAGTAGGCACAAAAAGTTGAGGATTTTGAGGAGGTATCCCAGGCTAGTGAGAGCCCTGACACGGTCCTGCATCACAAAGAGCTACATTAGCTAACTAAAGAGCCAATTAAATAGGGCAGCAAGGCTCTAATAACTAAACATAACAGGGGGTGGTGGCTGAAGATCAGGAGAAAATGTTAGCAAGGGGAAAGGTGGTGAAACCACTTATCCCACAATCCCTCCTCAGTATCCCTGGAATCCTGTCTACTGCCTGAGACTTGAGTTCAATCATATGCAAGAAAAAAACTCCTGCACTCTGTCtcttaacattttcattttatctgTCCTTGTTACAATATTAACAGATAAAATATGCAGACCGATTTCAAGCTTATGACTATGGCTGTAAggaaaacatgaagaaatacAACCAGGTAAGGCAATTCATTTTTCTGAGAACTCATCCTTGGGTCCTGGCAAAACTAAGAATACAAAAATTCATATATTAGCACCTTGAATGCTacaaaaagaagggaagggtgGTCTTAGGTAAAGCTTCATCTGAATCTAATAGTCATAATTGTCAGAGTCTATTCACAAACACGGCACATACAGATTCTTGCAGCCTCCCCTACTGATGCAGGGATGTGTCCAAGAACATATCACTTTACCTGCCATTCCCAAAAGGCCAGGAGTCCAGGTCCTAGACTGGATAAGTACAGAGCtcttccccaaaaatcctcaaagtCTGCATTTCAGTTAAACACAAAAATGgggatgaaaagggaaaaaaaaaagaagtggaaaTGCATACCTTGGTTTTCAGAGGCTACTTGCTGTAAAAATTAAACTTAAGGGGTGGTTCATTATGGCACAGTGGAGACTTCTGAGGAGAAGTATCCTGTATGGGAAAAAGGAAACAGGCAAAATTTGGTGTGTAGGAGCTTTATTTACTGTGTAGTCAACACCTGAAAATGCTCTGCTCCTCTTGCAACATTTATAACTCATCTGATTATTTTTTGAGGTTTGATCAGATCAGTTGACTTGTAGAGTGCTTTGTGAGTCAGGGCAGGTTATTTCATGGGTGGCACATTATTTTGCAAGTGGATAAAGATCCCAAGGACACCTTCCTTCTCAGACACCTTGCATACACACATACAGTCTTTAAATACCTGATGTTTAAACTTTGAAATGGGCAATGTTTTACTCCCAGTATTGTGGAAGGTTAGGAAATGTCCCAAAAAGCAGTCAAGAAGAAAGATAACTGAACTGTCCTTCCATAAGAGTAAGTTTCAAAACATCTTGTGCATGGTCCCTCACTGACAAATAACCATCCTGCACTAAGGCTTTTGGTTCAGATCTCAGACAATCTCCATTTTAAtcttctgtgtttctttaaCTTCTGTGATGACAAGCAAGGCAGGGAATGGGGTTAGGGTAATGAGCAGTAAGAGGGTGACCTTCATCCTTATGGTTTTACTGTAGGCAGTGCAGAAGCAAAAGACAAAGAGAGGTGCTTGCACAGAAACCTTTCTCTAAACACAACTTTGATACAGCAGCATTCACTCACGTCTCCTCCCTGTCTTACAGACTGCTCCTCCTGAGTACAAGATAGAGGAGATAAAGGTACCAACTGCTGTTTGGAGTGGTGGACAGGACAAATTGGCAGATCCAACAGACATGGCAAGGCTTCTTCCTCGGATCACTAATCTCATTTACCATGAGCATTTTCCTGCATGGGGACATCTTGATTTCCTCTGGGGCCTTGATGCAGCTGAGAAAATGTATCTGAAAATCattgaattattaaaaaaatatgcttaGAGTGCTACAGAAGGATTTAATTCATGCAGTAGAAACTCCAGATATTTCTATTTAGCAGTTGATTATTGGGATAGATATAGAGGTTTACAAACTACTGACAATTGGTTTGCAATATTTTTACACTGATTCCTTTGGCATTACACTATTTTGGTGATTGCAGAAGAAGCTGAGGTACATGTGAATGACCActgaaattataaatatattacataGAACACTTCAGGGATCCCTTACTTTGGAagatttcaggttttttatGACTGATTTTGCAAAGATgtcattttctgtttccttgttGATCTGCACTACATATTTCACTTGAGACAAAGGTGATTTCCCCTGAAAACCCAAAATGGGAGGTAATTTCTCTGTTTACTGAACTTTGCTGAAGTTGAATCATCTGTCATCCTGATAGTGTTTCACCTGTCTTCCTCTCCTCACAATACCAACAGCAGCAAGGAAGACCCAAAAGGTTTTCACTTGTAAAACTACCCTAGCATCTAAGCAAACAGGAGTTGGCTATACTGGCCCAAATACAAGAAATCCAACACCATAACATGTATGTCAGAGAAAAAGCACCTGACTGTTGGACAGATGCAGATACCCTCTTACCCTCACACTAACTAATGGTTTGTTACCCCTCTTACTACAAAGAGCACACTGTCTTCATGCTCATAACCTGGGAATAGCAGCAAACCGTACAAAAAAGACAACTGCATCCATCCCAATAAATATTACTGCCACCATCAGTAAACAAGTTGAAGTTCTTCTAGGTCCTCATCTCACCATGTCAGTGCTTGCCTATGAGACTATTCCAGGGGGTACAGATCACATCAAAGGGTTCATCATTACAGGGCAAGCCAGGAGAGCTCAGGCACTGTGGGTGTTTCTGGGTGGGGTCATAAGCCCAGATTCCTCAGTCAAGACTTGTGGAAAGTGAAACCCATTTGATAATAATCTGGGAGATAGAGAGCAATATAAACAAAACATGTTTGTCTCTCGTAATATAGAAAACACATGCAAAGGCCACCTTCATGCAAACATATGCAAACGACACACCTCCTCTAGCAACCTGTGGTACCACTGGGAACTGAGTTCTCAACTCCTGGGGACATTTGCAGTGGCTACTCTCACCCACACCACAACATTTATAAATCCcagtgtcctggctgtcccagggAACTCACAGCACACCTGGCCCACCCCCAtaaagcagcagggcagagccagcactggcacagcaaaCACTGCACCCCACACAGCACGGGCTCAGCTCTGAAGGGAGGGGGAGCAGGATCCACAACTCCAGCTCaggcaaagaggaggaaagggcCTCTGTGGAGGATCTGGCAGCAAAGCccttcagctctgctctcattCACACTTCTGCAGCACCACCCAGCATTCAGACACGCTGCACTGGATGAGCCTGACAGTGAGACTCTGCACAAAATGTACAATGGAAGGGACGGAAAAACCAGAATCACAGCACTGAACTCCTTCCATCCTCACCAGTGGTgccttctccctgctgcagagtcAGGGCTAACCATGAACTAGAACTGATTCTCCATGAACCAGAGCACATGGCTCTGCCCAGCTGAAGAAAGCAGTGGGGACACACTGCCCTTTCAGGGAGGTGAAGGAAGGTGGATCTAGCAGTTCCTCAAAACCTGGTTGTGTGGACACTGGTCTGAAATTAAGTTTGCTCATCCTGGAAGCAGCCACCAAGGGCTGCCGCAGGACATCAAGTTCAATCTTTTCTAGAGCACCTTCCCATGCTGTAGAAGAAGAACCAGCCAAAGACACAC
Proteins encoded:
- the LOC136559768 gene encoding lysosomal acid lipase/cholesteryl ester hydrolase-like, which codes for MWCLLVLLCSQGIAFSAGFTAASTAGVDTSRCKRRNPECFMNVSEIIRYHGFPSEEYEVPTEDGYILGVFRIPSGRNSHNTGKKPAVLLHHGFLSDSIHWIANLPNNSLGFILADAGYDVWLGNSRGDTWSLKHKTLKPCQKEFWQFSFDEIGKYDIPAELNFIMNKTGQKDVYYIGHSEGSAAGFIALSTYPDMPQKIKAFFALAPVTTITHSTSPLVTIALLPQPLIRLLLGCKGALQYNELMKGPVTQFCACLGKVCGNIFCYLVGGMIQNMNTSRTDSYTGHYPAGTSVQNVIHWHQIKYADRFQAYDYGCKENMKKYNQTAPPEYKIEEIKVPTAVWSGGQDKLADPTDMARLLPRITNLIYHEHFPAWGHLDFLWGLDAAEKMYLKIIELLKKYA